In Campylobacter concisus, the genomic window AGCGGCACTATATGGAGCTGAGGCGTTCTGACAAATTTGAAGTTTGTGGAGTTTTTGATAAAGAAAATAGAGATGATGCTTGCAGAGCTCCGTTTTTTGATGAGTTTAAGAAATTTATAGAAGTAGCCCAGCCACAAGCTGTCGTACTTTGTTTGCCTCAACATGAGATCGTAGAGGCCTTTTGTCAGTGTGCAAAATATTGCCAAAATATCTTGATTTCAAGACCGATATTTAAAAGCGTGAGTGAGCTAAAAGAGATAAAATATGCCTCAGTGGTAAATAAAGTAAGAGTTTGCACCGGCGTAGATGAGCGCTTTAATCCGACCATCGTTTCATTAAAAAAGGCACTTTTAAAAGAAGAAGAAATTTATAGCATTTCAATTGCGCATTTTAGACCACTTTGCAAAGGAAATATTATAAATGAGCTTTCACTTTGCGATATAGACCTTGCGAAAAATTTAGTAGATAGTGAAATTTGCAGCTTTTTTTATACTCAAGCAAATAAAACAAATACCAAAATATGCGACAATGTTGGAATAAACATTAAAATGAAAAATCAAATTTTGGTGAGTATTACTGATTCTTTTTGTGGCTCTTTAGAGCGTTTTAAAATAGAAGTAAATACCAAAGAAGGTGTTTATTTTGGCGATCTTATTGATTACAAACTTCACAGAGTAAATGAAAATGGTCAGATGAATTTAAAAACCGATCCTTTAAACAATGAAATAAAAGCCCAATATGATGCCTTTTATAACCTTTGTCAAAGCGGCGAAAACATCGAACTTTCAAACATTGATGATGCGATAAAAATTAAGGAGTTGTTTTGATGAAAAAGGCACTTTTGCTTTTAAATATGGGTGGGGCAAATAGCCTTGCTGATGTAGAAATTTTTCTAAAAAATATGTTTAATGACCCTTATATTTTGGGCATAAAGAATAAATTTTTAAGAAAATTTGTAGCTTTTATGATCACAAAAGGTAGGCTAAAAATAGCTAAGCATAACTACGAACAAATAGGTGGCAAATCGCCTATTTGCGAGCTTACAGCTAAGCTTTGCGATAGAATTTCAAGCTTACAAAATGAGTTTGATGCAGTTGATTTTGCGATGAACTATACTTCACCATTTGCAAAAGATGTGCTTAAAAAATACGAAAATTTTGATGAGATAGTGCTTTTGCCACTTTATCCTCATCATTCACAAACTACGATAACTTCGAGTTTAGATGATTTTAAAAAAGCAAAAGATGAGCTAGAGATAAAGGCTAAAATTTTGCTTTGCGGGCCATTTTACGATGATGAAATTTATAATAAAATCATAATCTCGCACATAAATGAAGCCATAAATAATATAGATATAAGCGATGTGGAGCTTATCTTTTCAGCTCATTCGTTGCCTCAAAAAATTATCGATAAAGGTGATGTCTACGAAAAACATATAAATGAGCATGTGCAAATTCTAAGCAAAATGATAAAAGATAGCGGATTAAACTTCAAAGGGATAAATTTAGCCTACCAATCGCGCCTTGGCCCTGTAAAATGGCTAGAGCCCTCACTAAATGAAATTTTGGCAAAGTGCAAGAGTAAAAAGGCTCTTATCTATCCGCTCTCTTTTTGTATAGATAACTCTGAGACCATTTTTGAGCTAGTTATTGAGTATGCAAAGATCGCAAAAGAGCTAAATTTTAGCTTCTACAAGGTTGTTTGGTGCCCAAATTTTAGTGATGAGTTTGCTAGTTTTATCTTACAAAAAGCAAAAACAGCCAAAGAGATTAACTTTTAGGAATAAATCTTGCTTATAAAATATATCTCAATACAGTAAAAAGGAGATATATGAAGGTACAAAATAACGACATAATCGATTATCTATTGCAATCAGGCTCAAGCAAAACTAAGGATAAAAAAAATAGTTTTGATGAAATTTTAAACCTTGCTATGGATAAAATCGCAAGCGATGCAAAAATTTCAGATAAGATTGAACAGTTTAAAAAAAGGCTTACTGAAATCGGCGCAGTTGGTTTTATAAGCGAGTTAAATTCTAACAAGATAGAAGAGAAAATAGCCCAAAAGAAAAAGGAGCTAACTGAACTTCTAGGCATAGATGATCCCGCAAAAACACAGGATCAAAAGAATGAGCTGCTTAAGATAATGGATAAAATTTTGAGCGATTATCGCAAAGAGCTAAATGTAGCACTTGCTAATCAAGCTCTACTAGAGAAGCAAAAAAATCTTAATAGTAAGAGTAGTAGCTCGGTTAATTTAAGTTCTGTTTTAAATGAGCTAGGACTTGCTTGAAATTTATATAAAAGATATTTAAGCCTATATAACTTTGCCAAAAATCTATATTTTTACGGCAAAGTTATGCCAAATTTTATAGCAGCCCCGTATATTATTGCGCTAATTATTCCAGCAAAAAAGCCAGCTACTATATCATCGCCCATTACGCCAAGGCCACCTTTTACATTGCGGTCGATCCTGCCTATTATCGAAGGCTTTTTAATATCAAGCACTCTAAAAAGTACAAGTGAGAGTATTAGCTGAGAGATCGTAGTTCCGCTAATGGCAATAGCAAGCCAAACTCCAGCAACTTCGTCTATAACGATAAAACTTTCATCGTGAGAATTTACCTTTTTTTCAAAATCATCAATAACGCTAATGCTTACCAAAAATAGCAAAATGCTAGCTAGAAAAAGTGTGGTTGATGATAAAAAATAAAGCACAAAATAAGCTACTACAGCGCCAGCGATAGAACCCCAAGTGCCAGGTGCTTTTGGCAAAAGTCCAAATCCAAAAAAAGTTAAAAATAGTCTTTGCATAAATTTCCTTAAGTCATAGATGATGTTTGATAAAGCTTCATAAGCTCTTCGTAAAAGTCACGGTCATTTTTGTTTTCAAGTAGTCCTGAATTTACAAAAAGATCATCGCAAAGCTTTTGCACGTCTTTGAAGCGATTTGTAAAGAGTTTGCTTAAAACTAGTGCAGAAATTTCTGGCCTCACAAGAATGGCTGGTGGCATAATGCCGTTAAATAGTAGCTCTTTGATAACATCTGGGTGATATTTGATCTGATGATGTTGTCCGTGCGGGCAACTTTTGGTACTAACTAGTGTCTTGCATTTATTGCAATAAACTAGCTCTGGCAGCACGATTACCTCTAAATTTAGGTCGTTTTTATAAATATCAAGAATCGTATGAGCTTCATTGTGATCAAAAAACATTCCAATTCCTGAGTGGTTTTGTCCGATGACTAGCTTATTTGCTCCAAATCTTGAAGCAGCGATACACTCAAGTGTTGGGTTTGCATGTGAGCTAAAAAGAGTTGTATTTTTTAGAGCAAAGACAAAGACTTTTTTTATCGGTAAATAATTTTGTATAAAATAATCTAGTACTTGCTTTCTAATCTCGTAATCAACGTGCTTTTCTTCGCGTGTTCTTATTAAAAAAATGATTACTAAATCAGCCTTGTCAATAGTCATTCTAACAAGGCGCTCGTGAGCTCTATTAAATGGATCAGCCGTTAAAAAGACCGCCGTTATCTTTTTAGCGCCATCTTCTTTTATTAGATCATTTAGTGCATTTTTGCTTATTTGCATACTTTCATCATAAAGCTCAAATTCGCCACTAATGCCATATTTACCTAAATTTAGCTCTTTATCATTGCTAGCTTCGTTTGCTAAAAATATATTTTAGCCCTCATATTCTCGTCAAATTTAAAGACTTTAGCAACATTAATGTGTCCAACGATCTTACCATCAAGACTTAGATTTACCTTTTGTCCAGGAGTAAGCTTGCTAGCAATATTTTGATTTAGCTCGCCAAATGGAGCAAATCCAAAAGAATACGGCATCGGCTCGCCATTAAAATAGCCTTTTTTGCTCACCTCTTTTATCTGTTCATCGTCCATCAGCGAGTCGTAATCTGAGAGAATCTTATTTTTTATTAGCTCCAAAGCACCAAAAACTTCGGTATTGATTGAAATTTCACTATTTTTTCTTGCTGACGTCATATTTCTTTCTCTTTTCCCAAAGTGATTTTCTAGAAATTCCAAGCTTCTTGCTAAGTTCTGTGTCAGGGAATTTATCTTGATAATTAACGATTATGTACTTTATATATTCATCGATCGTAACGATCTCATCGATATTAAAATTTTTATCGCGTCCTGAAAGTTCAAGCTCGTCAAATGGTGCTTTTTGTGCAAAATCGCTAGTTGAGATTGCGACCTTTTTCTTTTTGCAAATTTCTAAAATTTTCTCTTTTTCTTCTTGTTTTAGCTCCTCTAAATTTGTCATATAGATTAGCTCATCACCATTTTTGGCTAGTGCCTTTTCAAGCTCAGAGAAACAGGCTTTGCCTAAAAATAAAAATGGTAATTTGCAAGCTTTTACGTAGCTAAATATAAATTTATCGCTGTATCCGCTTTTACTTGATTTTAAAAGCAGTGGAAATTTTATCTTTTTTGCCTCAAAGCTAGAAATTTCATACTCTTTTAAAGCGTAATTTACATAGCTTTCGTAATTTTTGATCTCGTTTTTGAAATTTCTAAATTCCTCAAAATGCTTTATCTTTCTAACTAGCTCTTCTATCATAAATGGCTTTTGGATGTAATCAACCGCACCTGCCTGAATCGGTTTTAGCACAGTGTCACTGTTGATATAAGCGATTAATAAAATGATGATAGAGCTTTTAAATTTTTCTATGACTGGGTAGAAGTCCTGCCCTGGAAGTGTGGTAGAAAGTAACACTACATCAAAATTTTCAAACTTCAATGCCTCTTTTACGCTTTTAGCGATCTCGCAGTCGTAGCCAAAATCAGCTAGTTTACTAGCCATCGAGCCAGCTAGGTAAATTTCATTTTCTACTATTAAAATTTTCATATTTGCTTCCAGTCGTAAAATTTAAGGCTTGCACTTGCCATTACGGCGATCCCTTCGCATCTGCCGACAAAGCCAAGCCCTTCAGTAGTCGTTGCCTTTACATTTATGCGGCTCTGGCTTAAATTTAGAGCTTTTGCTATGTTTGCCTCCATTTTTGACTTTAGTTTTGAAATTTTTGGTTTTTGTGCCATTATCGTGATATCAGCGTTTGTTAGCACAAAGCCCACACTTTGCACCCTTTTGTAAGCTTCCTCAAGCAAGTAAATGGAGCTAATATCTTTAAATTTAGCATCC contains:
- a CDS encoding response regulator, giving the protein MKILIVENEIYLAGSMASKLADFGYDCEIAKSVKEALKFENFDVVLLSTTLPGQDFYPVIEKFKSSIIILLIAYINSDTVLKPIQAGAVDYIQKPFMIEELVRKIKHFEEFRNFKNEIKNYESYVNYALKEYEISSFEAKKIKFPLLLKSSKSGYSDKFIFSYVKACKLPFLFLGKACFSELEKALAKNGDELIYMTNLEELKQEEKEKILEICKKKKVAISTSDFAQKAPFDELELSGRDKNFNIDEIVTIDEYIKYIIVNYQDKFPDTELSKKLGISRKSLWEKRKKYDVSKKK
- a CDS encoding sulfate adenylyltransferase, which encodes MQISKNALNDLIKEDGAKKITAVFLTADPFNRAHERLVRMTIDKADLVIIFLIRTREEKHVDYEIRKQVLDYFIQNYLPIKKVFVFALKNTTLFSSHANPTLECIAASRFGANKLVIGQNHSGIGMFFDHNEAHTILDIYKNDLNLEVIVLPELVYCNKCKTLVSTKSCPHGQHHQIKYHPDVIKELLFNGIMPPAILVRPEISALVLSKLFTNRFKDVQKLCDDLFVNSGLLENKNDRDFYEELMKLYQTSSMT
- a CDS encoding response regulator translates to MKVQNNDIIDYLLQSGSSKTKDKKNSFDEILNLAMDKIASDAKISDKIEQFKKRLTEIGAVGFISELNSNKIEEKIAQKKKELTELLGIDDPAKTQDQKNELLKIMDKILSDYRKELNVALANQALLEKQKNLNSKSSSSVNLSSVLNELGLA
- a CDS encoding Gfo/Idh/MocA family protein produces the protein MKLRIGIVGYNLVGKRHYMELRRSDKFEVCGVFDKENRDDACRAPFFDEFKKFIEVAQPQAVVLCLPQHEIVEAFCQCAKYCQNILISRPIFKSVSELKEIKYASVVNKVRVCTGVDERFNPTIVSLKKALLKEEEIYSISIAHFRPLCKGNIINELSLCDIDLAKNLVDSEICSFFYTQANKTNTKICDNVGINIKMKNQILVSITDSFCGSLERFKIEVNTKEGVYFGDLIDYKLHRVNENGQMNLKTDPLNNEIKAQYDAFYNLCQSGENIELSNIDDAIKIKELF
- a CDS encoding phosphatidylglycerophosphatase A family protein, with translation MQRLFLTFFGFGLLPKAPGTWGSIAGAVVAYFVLYFLSSTTLFLASILLFLVSISVIDDFEKKVNSHDESFIVIDEVAGVWLAIAISGTTISQLILSLVLFRVLDIKKPSIIGRIDRNVKGGLGVMGDDIVAGFFAGIISAIIYGAAIKFGITLP
- the hemH gene encoding ferrochelatase, with the translated sequence MKKALLLLNMGGANSLADVEIFLKNMFNDPYILGIKNKFLRKFVAFMITKGRLKIAKHNYEQIGGKSPICELTAKLCDRISSLQNEFDAVDFAMNYTSPFAKDVLKKYENFDEIVLLPLYPHHSQTTITSSLDDFKKAKDELEIKAKILLCGPFYDDEIYNKIIISHINEAINNIDISDVELIFSAHSLPQKIIDKGDVYEKHINEHVQILSKMIKDSGLNFKGINLAYQSRLGPVKWLEPSLNEILAKCKSKKALIYPLSFCIDNSETIFELVIEYAKIAKELNFSFYKVVWCPNFSDEFASFILQKAKTAKEINF